The Verrucomicrobiia bacterium genomic interval GGACCTGAGGGCGGCCAGGGCCTCGGTCGCTTCGCCGAGCTGGGCGGACAATGCCCGGACCTCTTCGCTGCGGGCTTTGAGCTTCTGTTCGGCGGCGGCACCTGTATTTGTGGCCCGGGCCAGCCGTTCGTGGAGTTGAGACAGCTCGGTCTCAAGTTCTGAGGTTCGGCGCTCCACCTGTTCGGTCCGGGCCCGCGCCGTCGCGAGATCTTCCAGGGCACTGGCAAGCTGCTCCGCCACCCGGACCTGCTCCTTCCTTGCCGCGTCGAGGCTGCCGGCCTGACGATTCGCGAGCGTCGTTAACGTGTCCCGCTCCTGGTCCAGGGCCGCAATCCGAAGTCGGGCGGCGTCCAGTTCGGGGATCAACTGGCCGAGGTGAGTACGGACGCCAGCCGCGGCATCCTCAGCGGTGCGCAGTCCGGCTCGCAGCGCCTCCGTCTCAAGCGCGGCCTCCACCCGGTGGGAACGTTCCTGCCCAAGCTCCGACCGCATGTCCTCGAGTTCCCGCTCGATCCGCTCCCGCGCTCCGATGGCAGATGCCTCGCGCGTCCGTAAGGTCTCGAGGGACGTCTCGGCGACTTCCAGCCGTCCCCGGGTTTCCTCGAGCCGCGATTCCACTGCCAACTTGGCTCTCAGGGAAGCTTCCAGCTCCTGGGTGCGGCCCCTCAGATCGGCCTGCGTCCGGCCGTGGACGAAACGTTCGGAGTCGAGTTCCTCCCCGCGCCGCCGTGCCCGGCTTTCAGCGTCAAAAAGGCGCTGCCTGAAAAAAAAGATTTCCAGGATCCATTCCGCGAGCACGCCGGCCAGGAACGCGGCCAGCATCCAAAGTATCGGATGGTTGGAGATGGAGAGCGACATGTCACCGGTCACGCATCGAGGACACGCTAAGGCGCCGGGCCAACATCACGCAACCGCCGGTTCCACCGGGACTTCAGGGTCCGGGAGGGGGCGGGGTGTCGTGGTCGCGGAGCACGATCCGGATCTGCCGCGGTTCCGGGAGCACTGCCGGGGCCGCGGCAACCTCGGCGGCACGGTCCAGCAGCTCCAGTTGACGGCGCGCCGCCAGGGATTGAGGGGTGTCCGGATGTTCCCGCAGGAGCTGCTCGAGCAAGGTTCTTGCCCGTTGTTCGCGACCCCGGATGCGAAGCTCCCAGGAGGCCTCCAAGGCGAGCCATTCGGCGCGGCGAAGGGCCGGCGCGTCGGGCCGGCGCCTGAGGATCACAAGCTGCGCGACAGCGTCTTCCACCTGACCGAGGCGCTCGGCGAGCAATCGCGCGAGTCGTTCCCGGGTTTCGACGTCGTCCGGTCGGCGCAGCAGGCGGCTTTCGAGGCGGGCCGCCTCATTGCGGGCATCGAGTCGCGAGACGGGATCGGGATCCGGCGTTGCCGCGGCGATGGGACCGCTGAGTGCGGGCAGTCTGAGCCTTCGCGGTTCCGATTGCTCACGATATTCCGCCTCGTCCAGGGGCAACTCGCGCAGCCGGTGGGCGGCCACCTGGGCGAAAGGGGTGCCGGGGCAGCGACGCTCGACTTCCTCCAACGCCTCCCGCGCGGCCTGCGGATTGCCGCCGCGATGCAGTTGCCATTCGGCGAGCCGGTTGAATGCATGGGCAACCTGGTACGCCGTGAGGTCCGGCTGGCTGGTCAGGTCGCGGATGGTCTGCTCCGCGCCGGCCAGATCGTTGAACTGTTCCGCATAAAGGGCCGCGAGGAGCATCCAGCCCTGGTAGTCGTCCTCCTTCTCCTCCAGTTGCCGGAGGATTTCCTGTTCGGCGTCCGCGTACCGGCCGAACTTGATCCGCGCCACGGCCCGGAGGTAGCTGACATGCGGCACATGGACGAACCGAAGCGCCGTCCGGGTCAACCACCAGAGTCCGACTGCCGGCACGAGGATCAGCAGCGGCCAGGACTCGCGGGCTGCGGCCCACACAACGACCGGCACCACCAGGCCGACCTGGACCAGGGCTCGCAAGCGGAAGGCCGCGATCCGACGGATTCCGGAAATCGTCGTGGGAAGCATCCAGGCCAAGGAGACCACCGTCCAAAGAAGGCCCGCGGCCACCAGGAACGCTGCGGATCCGAGCAGGAACGAGGGCCATTTGCCGCCGGCAACGGGAGTCACGAGGGGGGATACGCCGCGGCTGCCCGCGAACAGGGCAAGGAAGTGCCAGAGGAACCAGAGGAGTGCGGGGGCTCCCAGCCCGCGCATCAACCACCTCCGGAAAGTTGCCTCGCCCTTGAGCCACCCGGATCCGGGACAACGCGACCAGTACTCCCGGACCCCGATGGCCATGCGGGCGACAATCACCACGGCGACGCCGGTGCCCAGGAGTCCCTCAATCATGTCGTCGGGGGGCGTTGTTGCGCCGCAACCCGGGCCTGTACCGGCGGAGATCTTCTCCGGCGGGACATGGGGGCCCGTGCCAGCGGGAGCGACGTGAGCCATGCGCATCCGCGCATGGGCCCATCCTGCACCCGGACGGGCCGCGCACCAAGCCGCGGTTGGCGGCGGTTCATTGCGCGTGCACCCCTTTGCGGTCGTCGCACCGTGCGGGATTCCCTCGTGGCAATTCCCCGGTGATTGCGCTATGCAGGCCGGACATCATTGCCGCCATGACTGATCACATTGAAATCACCGAGTCGGGAAACCAGTTGGAAGTTCGTGTCAGCGGGAAGCTGACCCGGGAGTTCTACGAGGCTTTTGCGCCCAGGGTGGATGCCCTCATTCGCGCGCATGGCAGGATCCGCGTCCTCTTGGTCATGCATGATTTTCACGGATGGACCCTTGGGGCGCTTTGGGAGGACCTGAAGTTTGATCTGGCGCACTGGAAGGACATTGAGCGTCTGGCGCTGGTCGGTGAATCAAAGTGGGAGCAGGGAATGGCCGCCTTCTGCAAGCCGTTCACGAAGGCGTCGGTCCGCTACTTCGATGCCTCGAAACTGGACGAAGCCCGCCAGTGGATCACCGCCGCCTGAGACGGCTCCGAGCGGCTGCTTGAAGCCGCGACCCATGGAGGGACGCCGGGCCCACCGGGACTGCCGAAAGATCGGTGGATGCCGTCATTCGCGGGTGGCGGGGAAGTTCGCTAGACTCCCGCATGAGAGGGTGCTGGATCCTGGGCGCGCTGGCGTGGGGCATGGGAGCGGCTGCGGCCCGGGAGGTCGCGTTGTTCCGAATGCCGCTGCCGATGCAGTTCACCATGGAGGCGGCTGCATCCGCCGGGGTTCGGACCGCCGGCGCCCCGCGGTCCCAGGTGCTGGTGGCGCATCCCGGGGATGCGCCTGCCGAGCGTTGGATTTTCACCCGTAGAATTGCGCTGCGCCTGGATGCCGGGGTTTCCCTGGAGTCGCTGCTCGAAGGAACTTCGGTCACGGCGGACCGGTCCCCCGGTTCGGGGTGTCATGTGGTGGAAGCCCCTGATGCTCTGGAGGCGTGGCGGATGGCCGCCCTGTGGGCGCACCATCCGGGTGTCATTGCGGTGCATCCGGTGGCACATCCGCCCTGGACGCTTCAGGATGCCTACGCACCGGCTCCCAACGATGAATTTTTCCGGGCCCGCGT includes:
- a CDS encoding tetratricopeptide repeat protein produces the protein MIEGLLGTGVAVVIVARMAIGVREYWSRCPGSGWLKGEATFRRWLMRGLGAPALLWFLWHFLALFAGSRGVSPLVTPVAGGKWPSFLLGSAAFLVAAGLLWTVVSLAWMLPTTISGIRRIAAFRLRALVQVGLVVPVVVWAAARESWPLLILVPAVGLWWLTRTALRFVHVPHVSYLRAVARIKFGRYADAEQEILRQLEEKEDDYQGWMLLAALYAEQFNDLAGAEQTIRDLTSQPDLTAYQVAHAFNRLAEWQLHRGGNPQAAREALEEVERRCPGTPFAQVAAHRLRELPLDEAEYREQSEPRRLRLPALSGPIAAATPDPDPVSRLDARNEAARLESRLLRRPDDVETRERLARLLAERLGQVEDAVAQLVILRRRPDAPALRRAEWLALEASWELRIRGREQRARTLLEQLLREHPDTPQSLAARRQLELLDRAAEVAAAPAVLPEPRQIRIVLRDHDTPPPPGP
- a CDS encoding STAS/SEC14 domain-containing protein; amino-acid sequence: MTDHIEITESGNQLEVRVSGKLTREFYEAFAPRVDALIRAHGRIRVLLVMHDFHGWTLGALWEDLKFDLAHWKDIERLALVGESKWEQGMAAFCKPFTKASVRYFDASKLDEARQWITAA